In Methanolobus chelungpuianus, a genomic segment contains:
- a CDS encoding P-II family nitrogen regulator, whose protein sequence is MKRVVAIIRPEKLNDVKAALEEKGFFAMTVHEVKGRGAQRGICLQYRGKQIKVDMIPKVEIEMIIGDGDVQTVIDTIKLNARTGKFGDGKIFVSPVEMVVGIRTDDEIIS, encoded by the coding sequence ATGAAGAGAGTAGTTGCGATCATAAGGCCCGAGAAGCTGAACGATGTCAAGGCAGCACTGGAGGAGAAGGGATTCTTCGCAATGACGGTGCATGAGGTAAAAGGCAGGGGTGCCCAGAGAGGTATCTGCCTGCAGTACAGAGGAAAGCAGATAAAGGTCGATATGATCCCGAAGGTTGAGATCGAGATGATCATCGGGGATGGAGATGTCCAGACAGTCATCGATACAATAAAGCTGAACGCACGCACCGGGAAGTTTGGTGACGGTAAGATATTCGTATCCCCCGTGGAGATGGTTGTAGGCATCAGGACAGATGACGAGATAATCTCATAG
- a CDS encoding type 1 glutamine amidotransferase, whose product MRIHCLQHLEFETLGNIPGWVHDRGHVLTKSLPYVEVEFPHTDDFDLLLIMGGLMSIYQENEHPWLKKEKAFVRSSIEAGKAVLGICFGAQMLSEVLGSSVRRNNLKEIGWHSVEMVESWKEEFFLQGLSGSFTVFQWHGDTYGLPPGARRLFTSAACMEQGFVYRDNILALQFHPEVNGQCLSNLVMNCRSDLQTDGSYVQSEAEILNRPEMIESSARLMFSILGRFEDLYRSSLAGTEGGRL is encoded by the coding sequence ATGAGGATACATTGCTTGCAGCATCTTGAGTTCGAGACCCTGGGAAATATTCCCGGGTGGGTGCATGACAGGGGGCATGTGCTCACAAAGAGCCTTCCTTATGTGGAAGTAGAATTCCCGCACACCGATGATTTTGATCTTCTGCTGATCATGGGCGGCCTGATGAGCATATACCAGGAGAATGAGCATCCATGGCTCAAAAAGGAAAAGGCATTCGTCAGGAGTTCCATCGAGGCTGGAAAAGCGGTCCTGGGCATATGTTTTGGTGCCCAGATGCTGTCGGAGGTACTGGGCTCATCCGTCCGCAGGAACAATCTCAAAGAAATTGGATGGCACAGCGTTGAAATGGTTGAGTCCTGGAAAGAAGAGTTCTTCCTGCAGGGCCTGTCCGGGAGCTTCACTGTCTTCCAGTGGCATGGCGATACCTACGGTCTTCCACCGGGAGCAAGGAGGCTTTTCACTTCTGCAGCCTGCATGGAGCAGGGTTTTGTTTACCGGGATAACATACTCGCACTGCAGTTCCACCCCGAGGTGAACGGGCAATGTTTATCAAACCTGGTAATGAACTGCAGGTCCGACCTGCAGACTGACGGCAGCTACGTCCAGTCCGAGGCAGAGATCCTCAACAGGCCGGAGATGATCGAAAGCTCTGCCAGATTAATGTTCTCCATTCTTGGCAGGTTCGAGGACCTTTACAGAAGCTCTCTGGCAGGAACTGAAGGGGGAAGGCTATAA
- a CDS encoding DUF2173 family protein, which yields MERRECNLSLDELLKFEGVMAAGIFSADGKLSDYKAKMEMSKEMAEMTAKFCGAVNMNFDALATAYTQLFKMNWVPQHNWMYSGGDWTVLISGTRGVFVQTSKADLEKLLKALGMC from the coding sequence ATGGAAAGAAGAGAATGCAATCTATCATTAGACGAACTGCTGAAATTCGAAGGTGTTATGGCTGCCGGAATATTCAGCGCTGACGGGAAACTGTCTGATTACAAGGCCAAGATGGAAATGTCCAAAGAAATGGCAGAAATGACCGCAAAGTTCTGCGGGGCAGTGAACATGAACTTCGATGCCCTTGCCACTGCCTACACTCAGTTGTTCAAGATGAACTGGGTGCCCCAGCACAACTGGATGTACAGCGGCGGGGACTGGACAGTACTTATCTCGGGGACGAGAGGTGTTTTTGTCCAGACATCAAAAGCAGACCTGGAGAAACTTCTTAAGGCTTTGGGCATGTGTTAA
- the purB gene encoding adenylosuccinate lyase, protein MAIHPIEYRYGTDEMKHVWSEANRLEKIMQVEAALAKAEADIGLIPREAADMIEKSITAVKLERVNEIEDEIHHDMMAVVLAISEQCAGDAGKWVHFGATSNDMLDTATALQFREAVAILEEKMYRLLDVLLVQASEHKHLVCAGRTHGQIGVPTTYGLRFAIWASEVGRHIERLEQLKPRLLVGQMTGAVGTQAAFGKDGIEIQKRSMQYLGIGSVDVSNQIIQRDRHAEFVMWMASTVTTLDKIGIEIRSLQRSEIAEVEESFRKKQVGSSTMPHKRNPIKSEQICGLARIVRAMVEPELLNNTLWDERDLTNSSCERVIFPEACVLTDHIIKLSIGVIGNLRFYPDNIRRNLDLLRGLNMGEAVMIELAKRGVGRQEAHELVRSSAMEAHESGRHFKEVLLANADVAKYLNERDIMNLVDPDRYIGTAVEQVEAVIGKLKRK, encoded by the coding sequence ATGGCAATCCACCCAATAGAATACCGTTACGGGACAGACGAGATGAAACACGTCTGGAGCGAGGCGAACCGCCTTGAGAAGATCATGCAGGTAGAGGCAGCGCTGGCAAAAGCGGAGGCGGATATCGGGCTTATTCCCAGGGAAGCCGCAGATATGATCGAAAAGAGCATCACCGCCGTAAAGCTTGAGAGGGTTAACGAGATCGAGGATGAGATCCATCACGATATGATGGCTGTTGTGCTGGCTATCTCCGAGCAGTGTGCAGGGGATGCCGGCAAGTGGGTGCACTTCGGCGCAACGTCAAATGACATGCTCGACACCGCAACGGCCCTGCAGTTCAGGGAAGCCGTTGCCATACTGGAAGAAAAGATGTACAGGCTGCTTGACGTGCTGCTGGTGCAGGCTAGTGAGCACAAGCACCTGGTCTGCGCAGGCAGGACCCACGGGCAGATAGGCGTGCCCACCACTTACGGCCTGCGCTTCGCTATCTGGGCATCCGAGGTCGGGCGCCATATCGAGCGCCTGGAGCAGCTCAAGCCGCGCCTGCTGGTCGGGCAGATGACCGGCGCCGTGGGCACACAGGCTGCTTTCGGCAAGGACGGCATTGAGATCCAGAAGCGTTCCATGCAGTACCTTGGCATTGGCTCTGTGGATGTGTCCAACCAGATCATCCAGAGGGACCGCCACGCAGAGTTCGTGATGTGGATGGCCAGCACGGTGACCACACTGGACAAGATAGGTATTGAGATCCGCTCCCTGCAGAGAAGCGAGATCGCCGAGGTAGAGGAGAGCTTCAGGAAAAAGCAGGTCGGTTCTTCCACAATGCCCCACAAGCGCAACCCCATCAAGTCCGAACAGATATGCGGACTTGCAAGGATAGTGCGTGCGATGGTGGAGCCGGAGCTGCTGAATAACACGCTCTGGGACGAGCGCGACCTGACCAATTCCTCATGCGAGCGCGTGATCTTCCCCGAGGCCTGCGTCCTGACAGACCATATCATCAAGCTTTCTATCGGCGTGATCGGGAACCTGAGATTCTATCCCGACAACATCCGCCGCAACCTTGACCTGCTCAGGGGTCTCAACATGGGAGAGGCTGTTATGATCGAGCTTGCAAAGCGCGGCGTAGGCCGCCAGGAAGCCCATGAGCTCGTGCGCTCCAGCGCCATGGAGGCACACGAATCCGGCAGGCATTTTAAGGAAGTGCTGCTGGCCAATGCAGATGTTGCAAAATACCTGAACGAGCGGGATATTATGAACCTTGTGGACCCGGACAGGTACATAGGCACCGCCGTGGAACAGGTTGAAGCTGTCATCGGGAAGCTTAAAAGAAAGTGA
- a CDS encoding GTPase: MASYKMLVKDVIKQADVLLEIVDARFPQETRNSHVESDIIRLGKPFIIVLNKCDLVSRKSLERSKSSLSPVAPAVFISSKDRSGTTILRHKIMEIAAINGIKDRDILVGCLGYPNVGKSSVINGVTGRHRAGTSAISGHTKGVQFVNAGSHIKFIDTPGVIPFDEHDEYMQGLLAIKDSTHLKDTEGVALRIIEKICAENKEALEAAYNITIEGQDSYGIMELIGMQSNFLKKKGEIDEMRVSKKIIDDWQRGALVT; the protein is encoded by the coding sequence ATGGCAAGTTACAAGATGCTCGTAAAGGATGTGATCAAGCAGGCAGACGTCCTTCTTGAGATCGTGGATGCACGCTTTCCCCAGGAAACAAGGAACAGCCATGTGGAGAGTGATATCATCCGCCTTGGCAAGCCCTTTATCATAGTCCTGAACAAGTGCGACCTTGTATCAAGGAAAAGTCTCGAAAGGTCCAAATCATCCCTTTCCCCGGTGGCCCCCGCAGTCTTCATCTCAAGCAAGGACAGGTCAGGCACCACAATCCTGAGGCACAAGATAATGGAGATAGCTGCCATCAACGGCATAAAGGACCGGGATATCCTGGTGGGCTGCCTTGGGTACCCCAACGTGGGCAAATCCTCTGTGATAAACGGCGTGACAGGGCGGCACAGGGCCGGCACGTCTGCCATATCCGGCCACACAAAGGGAGTCCAGTTCGTGAATGCAGGCTCGCACATCAAGTTCATCGATACCCCCGGAGTGATTCCTTTTGACGAGCACGATGAGTACATGCAGGGTCTTCTTGCAATAAAGGATTCCACCCACCTGAAAGACACAGAAGGGGTAGCCCTCAGGATAATCGAGAAGATATGCGCTGAGAATAAAGAAGCCCTGGAAGCTGCGTACAATATTACTATTGAAGGTCAGGACTCTTATGGTATAATGGAGCTTATCGGTATGCAGAGCAATTTCCTCAAAAAGAAGGGCGAGATCGATGAAATGAGGGTGTCCAAGAAGATAATCGATGACTGGCAGCGAGGGGCGCTTGTCACATGA
- a CDS encoding DUF2769 domain-containing protein, translated as MSENRGKYFGVCTSYHHSKGCNCPRCPSYPEKGVFMFCAKGSSAKAKQKAGCLCADCEVHGKFGFKGDYFCQP; from the coding sequence ATGTCAGAGAACCGCGGAAAATATTTCGGTGTATGCACATCCTATCATCACTCCAAGGGCTGTAACTGTCCGCGCTGCCCTTCGTATCCTGAGAAAGGAGTATTCATGTTCTGTGCCAAAGGCAGCAGCGCCAAAGCAAAGCAAAAAGCGGGCTGCCTCTGTGCAGACTGCGAGGTTCACGGCAAGTTCGGTTTCAAAGGCGATTATTTCTGCCAGCCGTGA
- a CDS encoding rubrerythrin family protein, which yields MGSKENLKAAFTGESIANRTYLAFAKKADAEGYSQIAKLFRAAAAAETVHAHNHLQRMGGIGTTMDNLKEAVAGEKYEFQTMYPEFIEEAEKEGDKRALWSFEVANKVEMIHARLFEKALEDIGKNEEADYYVCSVCGHTHEGKPEDNCPVCGAPPSKYDKVD from the coding sequence ATGGGCTCTAAAGAAAACCTCAAAGCGGCATTTACCGGCGAGTCTATAGCTAACAGGACCTACCTGGCGTTTGCAAAAAAAGCAGATGCAGAAGGGTATTCCCAGATAGCAAAGCTATTCAGGGCTGCTGCTGCAGCAGAAACTGTCCATGCCCACAACCATCTTCAGCGCATGGGTGGTATCGGGACCACAATGGACAACCTGAAAGAGGCTGTCGCTGGTGAGAAGTATGAATTCCAGACTATGTACCCGGAATTCATAGAAGAGGCAGAGAAGGAAGGAGACAAACGGGCTCTATGGAGCTTTGAGGTCGCAAACAAAGTGGAAATGATCCATGCCAGGCTATTTGAAAAAGCCCTGGAGGATATCGGAAAGAATGAGGAAGCAGATTACTACGTTTGCAGTGTCTGCGGCCATACACACGAAGGCAAACCCGAGGATAATTGCCCGGTTTGCGGAGCGCCTCCGTCCAAATACGATAAAGTGGACTGA
- a CDS encoding ammonium transporter, whose protein sequence is MAIDTGDTAFIIVCTALVMLMTPGVGLFYGGMVRKKNVISMIAMSFIAFAIVSIQWVLLGYTLSFGTDISGFIGGLDHIGLNGVSLDGEGIPDMLFMVFQLVFAGVTLAILTSGVAERIKLSSFIVLGLLWTTLVYDPLAHWSWGGGWAHSLGALDFAGGTVVHISSGFGALALALVIGNRMDYGKYSMEAENITTTLLGGALLWFGWFAFNAGSALSANGTAVNALVTTNISAAAGAITWMLAAWAKGKPSSLGMISGAVAGLVAITPGCGFVSPMSAILIGGVAGLLCYNALLFRVRRGLDESLDAWAIHGMGGLWGAIATGIFASAAIGGVDGLVNGNVSQFLVQILDAFVAVAYAFGMTYLLAKAVDKVMGLRVTEEEEYVGLDISQHGESTTA, encoded by the coding sequence ATGGCAATAGATACGGGAGACACAGCTTTTATAATAGTCTGTACAGCCCTTGTTATGCTGATGACGCCGGGCGTTGGACTTTTCTACGGAGGCATGGTGCGTAAGAAGAACGTCATTTCGATGATAGCGATGTCCTTCATCGCCTTTGCGATAGTCAGTATCCAGTGGGTACTTCTGGGATATACGCTCTCCTTCGGTACCGATATATCGGGATTTATCGGAGGGCTGGACCACATCGGCCTTAATGGGGTCAGCCTTGACGGCGAGGGCATACCTGACATGCTCTTCATGGTATTCCAGCTCGTGTTCGCAGGAGTTACGCTCGCCATCCTTACATCCGGTGTTGCCGAGCGCATCAAGCTCAGCTCATTCATAGTGCTTGGCCTTCTCTGGACCACGCTCGTATACGATCCCCTTGCCCATTGGTCCTGGGGAGGCGGCTGGGCCCATTCACTGGGTGCCCTTGACTTTGCAGGAGGGACCGTGGTGCACATCAGCTCAGGATTTGGTGCACTTGCACTTGCACTTGTCATAGGTAACCGCATGGATTACGGAAAGTACAGCATGGAAGCAGAGAACATTACAACCACCCTGCTCGGAGGGGCACTCCTGTGGTTCGGCTGGTTCGCATTCAATGCAGGAAGTGCACTTTCGGCCAACGGGACAGCAGTCAACGCACTTGTGACCACAAACATATCAGCCGCAGCAGGTGCGATCACCTGGATGCTGGCAGCATGGGCCAAGGGAAAGCCGAGCTCCCTGGGAATGATCAGCGGAGCTGTCGCAGGACTGGTAGCCATTACGCCGGGGTGCGGCTTTGTCAGCCCCATGTCCGCCATCCTGATAGGAGGTGTTGCGGGACTGTTGTGCTACAACGCACTGCTCTTCCGTGTGCGCAGGGGTCTTGACGAGAGCCTTGACGCATGGGCCATCCATGGCATGGGAGGCCTGTGGGGTGCCATTGCCACCGGGATATTCGCAAGCGCAGCCATCGGAGGTGTTGACGGACTGGTCAACGGCAATGTCAGCCAGTTCCTCGTTCAGATCCTTGACGCTTTCGTTGCTGTTGCCTATGCATTCGGTATGACCTACCTGCTTGCAAAGGCGGTTGACAAGGTAATGGGACTCCGTGTGACTGAAGAAGAAGAGTACGTAGGACTGGATATCTCACAGCATGGGGAGTCCACAACAGCCTGA